The Thiorhodovibrio litoralis genome includes a window with the following:
- a CDS encoding Uma2 family endonuclease, with protein sequence MEAHRLSTVDDLLAWNGEHPVELIDGEIVRRPMSRFEHGQVQTGLIGQSFPLVMQGQPGGWWILPEISVRYGAHHCPSHDLAGWRKERLPQQPAGIMTIFPDWVCEILSPGHERKDRVMHFIRLQRAGVPFYWIVAPQERALIAYALDAGCYRAVFTAEGAGETAVKARIPPFTEIEIDLGLLFGQPH encoded by the coding sequence ATGGAAGCGCATCGCCTTAGCACAGTCGATGACTTGCTGGCCTGGAATGGCGAGCACCCGGTCGAGCTCATCGATGGCGAGATTGTGCGGCGCCCGATGAGTCGTTTCGAACATGGGCAGGTACAAACCGGGTTAATCGGCCAATCCTTTCCCCTGGTCATGCAAGGGCAACCCGGGGGTTGGTGGATTCTGCCCGAGATCAGCGTTCGCTATGGCGCGCACCATTGTCCCAGCCATGACTTGGCCGGCTGGCGCAAGGAGCGGTTGCCCCAGCAACCCGCTGGCATCATGACCATCTTTCCGGACTGGGTGTGCGAGATTCTCTCACCGGGTCATGAGCGAAAAGATCGAGTCATGCACTTCATCCGCCTGCAACGAGCCGGCGTGCCTTTTTATTGGATTGTCGCTCCGCAAGAGCGCGCCCTGATTGCCTATGCGTTGGATGCTGGCTGCTATCGTGCCGTTTTCACCGCCGAGGGGGCGGGCGAGACGGCTGTCAAAGCTCGTATTCCGCCTTTCACGGAGATCGAGATCGATCTTGGGCTGCTGTTTGGGCAGCCGCACTGA